One region of Qipengyuania sp. SS22 genomic DNA includes:
- a CDS encoding nucleotidyltransferase family protein, with protein MNELASDTAMLMAAGLGKRMRPLTASTPKPLVRVAGKPLIDRALDRLEEAGIARAVVNVHYLADAIEAHVGSRKAPAVTFSDEREHLLETGGGMVKAAAAGLLPSQFFACNADSIWLDGPRNAFADLSARWDPDRMDALLLVVNHARAYNFDGVGDFYMNGAGLLQRKLPGRIAPFIYTGIQLVSERLLRDAPEGKFSTNVLWDRAIAEGRLFGLAFTGQWYEVGTPAHIRPTEQALKGG; from the coding sequence GTGAACGAACTCGCCTCCGACACCGCCATGCTGATGGCCGCGGGGCTGGGCAAACGCATGCGCCCGCTCACCGCGAGCACCCCCAAACCGCTGGTGCGCGTGGCGGGAAAGCCGCTGATCGACCGCGCGCTCGACCGGCTGGAGGAGGCGGGGATCGCCAGGGCGGTGGTCAATGTCCATTACCTCGCCGATGCGATCGAAGCGCATGTCGGATCGCGCAAGGCGCCTGCCGTGACCTTTTCGGACGAGCGCGAACACTTGCTCGAAACCGGCGGGGGCATGGTGAAAGCCGCTGCGGCGGGCCTGCTGCCCAGCCAGTTCTTCGCCTGCAATGCCGACAGCATCTGGCTCGATGGCCCGCGCAATGCCTTTGCCGATCTGTCGGCGCGCTGGGACCCCGACCGGATGGACGCGCTGCTGCTCGTCGTGAACCACGCGCGGGCGTATAATTTCGACGGCGTGGGCGATTTCTACATGAATGGGGCGGGGCTGTTGCAGCGCAAGCTGCCGGGGCGGATCGCGCCTTTCATCTATACCGGCATCCAGCTCGTGTCCGAGCGGCTGCTGCGCGACGCGCCCGAAGGCAAGTTCTCGACCAATGTCCTGTGGGACCGGGCGATCGCCGAAGGCCGCCTGTTCGGGCTCGCCTTTACCGGACAGTGGTACGAAGTCGGCACGCCCGCGCATATCCGTCCGACTGAACAGGCGCTCAAGGGTGGCTGA
- a CDS encoding aminoglycoside phosphotransferase family protein — protein MSDALLDDIHAFLGDTEWEGAEIAPLVGDASFRRYFRLKLGGKTAMLMHAPPPEEDPKPFLHVAHWLETNGLRAPHILLEDAASGWVLTEDFGDQRMREWIDDTPGDERDIYAKAIDTLVQLHRLPPGPFERYDMAVYLREAMLLVEWYCPAMGLEVDVEDYRKAWEAALEPLLPRQAPGVTVLRDYHAENIMLLEPGKLAGEQGLIDFQDALVGHPAYDLVSLLQDARRDVSEDLECKMLGRYRAAADAGEHFEADYALLGAQRNAKIVGIFTRLWKRDGKARYLAMIPRVWTAMERDLAHEALQPVADWFAANIPQEIRDTAGGEIQ, from the coding sequence ATGAGCGACGCGCTTCTCGACGACATTCACGCATTCCTCGGCGATACCGAATGGGAAGGGGCGGAAATCGCCCCGCTCGTCGGCGATGCCAGTTTCCGCCGGTATTTCCGGCTCAAGCTAGGCGGCAAGACCGCGATGCTGATGCATGCGCCGCCGCCCGAGGAAGATCCCAAACCGTTCCTGCACGTCGCGCACTGGCTGGAAACCAATGGCCTGCGCGCGCCGCACATTCTGTTGGAAGACGCCGCGAGCGGTTGGGTGCTGACCGAGGATTTCGGCGACCAGCGGATGCGCGAATGGATCGACGACACCCCCGGCGACGAACGTGACATTTATGCCAAGGCGATCGACACGCTGGTACAGTTGCATCGGCTGCCGCCGGGTCCCTTCGAGCGCTACGACATGGCGGTGTACCTGCGCGAAGCCATGCTGCTGGTCGAATGGTACTGTCCGGCAATGGGGCTCGAGGTCGATGTGGAGGACTATCGCAAGGCGTGGGAGGCCGCGCTCGAACCTCTGCTGCCGCGTCAGGCACCGGGCGTGACCGTGCTGCGCGATTACCATGCGGAGAACATCATGCTTCTCGAACCCGGCAAGCTTGCGGGCGAGCAGGGCTTGATCGATTTCCAGGACGCGCTGGTCGGCCATCCGGCCTATGACCTTGTCAGCCTGCTGCAGGACGCCCGCCGCGATGTTTCCGAGGACCTCGAATGCAAAATGCTCGGTCGCTACCGCGCTGCGGCCGATGCCGGCGAGCACTTCGAAGCCGATTATGCACTGCTCGGCGCGCAGCGGAATGCCAAGATCGTCGGTATCTTTACCCGGCTGTGGAAGCGCGATGGCAAGGCGCGCTACCTCGCGATGATCCCGCGGGTCTGGACCGCGATGGAGCGCGATCTTGCGCATGAGGCGCTGCAGCCGGTCGCCGATTGGTTCGCCGCCAATATCCCGCAGGAAATCCGCGATACCGCGGGCGGGGAAATCCAGTGA
- a CDS encoding inositol monophosphatase family protein: MQRVTKQAILPRYRNLAAGEVEDKGGNDPVTVADKESEALLREGLAALDDTLAFVGEETAHSDPAILDRLDHPCWIVDPVDGTRNFASGKPPFGIIIARAEGGEAQSGWIYDCLSGRFCVAHRGQGAQVDGARVEARATGKTPPIAAISLIFMQQERREATRRHIAPQYELVDIPYCAAEQYPRLALGTNDVSIFERTLAWDHAAGALWLNEAGGKAARPDGTPYRVDEVGRTGLLGAASPALWDELAELYAKLD, from the coding sequence ATGCAGCGGGTCACCAAGCAGGCGATCCTGCCGCGCTATCGCAACCTTGCCGCGGGCGAAGTCGAGGACAAGGGCGGCAACGACCCCGTCACCGTGGCCGACAAGGAGAGCGAGGCGCTGCTGCGCGAGGGGCTGGCCGCGCTCGACGATACACTCGCCTTCGTGGGCGAGGAAACCGCGCATTCGGACCCCGCCATACTCGACCGGCTCGATCACCCTTGCTGGATCGTCGATCCGGTCGACGGGACACGCAATTTCGCCAGCGGGAAGCCGCCGTTCGGGATCATCATCGCGCGCGCCGAAGGCGGCGAGGCGCAGTCCGGGTGGATTTACGATTGCCTCAGCGGGCGCTTCTGCGTCGCGCACCGCGGTCAGGGGGCACAGGTCGATGGCGCGAGGGTCGAAGCCCGGGCGACCGGCAAGACGCCGCCGATCGCTGCCATATCGCTGATCTTCATGCAGCAGGAGCGCCGCGAGGCGACGCGGCGGCACATCGCGCCACAGTACGAGCTCGTCGACATCCCCTATTGCGCCGCCGAGCAATATCCGCGGCTGGCGCTGGGCACGAACGATGTGTCGATTTTCGAGCGCACGCTGGCCTGGGACCACGCCGCAGGCGCGTTGTGGCTCAACGAAGCGGGCGGAAAAGCAGCGCGGCCCGACGGCACACCCTATCGCGTGGACGAGGTGGGCCGGACGGGCCTGCTGGGTGCGGCGAGCCCGGCCCTGTGGGACGAACTCGCCGAACTATATGCGAAGCTGGATTAA
- the addB gene encoding double-strand break repair protein AddB: MAERHQPQVYSIAAHRGFADALVAGLVPRYSEPEFGLARLTLLVPSSRARRTIAEAFIRHAGEHTAPGLLMPRMAVVGDLDLDETLGPLLDPLGAADVPPAIDPQRRLFALAQLIAGTMGDEAPGGATLLRLAREMGATMDRLLVEGVGPEELLGESVLDLFGSLSGHWQQSLHLFASVQAQWLSQLREWDALDAAARRNRLFDWAASRWKQTPPPTPVVAAGVTSAAPSLARLLRVVADLEYGAVILPDFDLTMPQAVWDELGRAGATPEPGATPFARDDAVTHPQYHLKLLLNRMGVAREEVQPWHRKGLAAAPPERSHAIGSLFLPPEASKGWVDLPPEKRRLSGLRTMTCATPEEEAQAIALLVREALEEPERRVAVVTPDRAMARRVVHHLDRWNIAADDSAGRPLSQTPAGRLFLLLAEVMAEDAAPVPLMGLLAHPLVDGGMERGTWLRQLRRAERRLRGPRQAGGLVPLAKIAAQLSETHPRIGEWYGVVEQALTPLLALLREASAPLAEVLDALAATGEALCGEKLWGREDGRALSAFVEDLRLHAREADFALAPTEAGIALRDAMEQIAVRPPYGGHARVHILGLLESRMTRAELVICAGLNEGVWPIRGGIDALLAPPVLRALGIPGSDFRIGLSAHDLAGAMGAPEVVLSRSERDEAGPAIPSRFLLRVQALLGEMLPRYEERDVVALARAMTRAPAAERYPRPAPDPAPDQRDVDISATALDRLLGDPYQFYAGKIMGLSDLDALDAEPSALWQGNVAHTILQRWHEARETDPAATLAPIMEAVLDEENADSMMRGLWQPRLEAALRWIEDKVTGYEGRRVLAVEKKGAMIFEGVQVHGRADRIDRLEDGSLAIIDYKTGKPPSAAMVEQGFALQLGILGLIAERGGFGGLSGDPHGYEYWSLGKAHNDDNPFGFGYVDIPLKVGRKTSGVLPEEFLPLTAEKLTLAIGRFIKGRDPFTARENPNYPAYDTYDQLMRLDEWIAHQDGGEDA; encoded by the coding sequence GTGGCTGAACGGCACCAGCCGCAGGTCTACTCGATTGCTGCCCACCGCGGCTTTGCCGATGCGCTGGTGGCGGGCCTTGTCCCGCGGTATTCGGAGCCCGAATTCGGCCTCGCGCGGCTGACGCTGCTGGTACCGAGCAGCCGCGCGCGCCGGACGATTGCCGAAGCCTTCATCCGTCACGCAGGCGAGCACACCGCGCCGGGGCTGCTGATGCCGCGCATGGCGGTGGTCGGCGATCTCGATCTGGATGAAACGCTGGGTCCATTGCTCGACCCGCTTGGCGCCGCCGATGTCCCACCCGCGATCGATCCGCAGCGGCGGTTGTTCGCGCTGGCCCAGCTGATTGCCGGGACCATGGGCGACGAGGCACCCGGCGGGGCGACCCTGCTCCGGCTGGCGCGCGAGATGGGCGCGACGATGGACCGGCTACTGGTCGAAGGCGTGGGTCCCGAGGAACTGCTTGGCGAGTCCGTGCTCGACCTGTTCGGATCGCTGTCGGGCCATTGGCAGCAAAGCCTCCACCTCTTTGCCAGCGTGCAGGCGCAATGGCTGTCACAATTGCGCGAATGGGACGCGCTCGACGCTGCCGCGCGGCGCAATCGGCTGTTCGACTGGGCCGCTTCGCGCTGGAAGCAAACCCCGCCGCCGACACCGGTCGTGGCTGCGGGGGTGACCAGCGCGGCGCCGTCGCTCGCACGGCTGTTACGCGTTGTCGCCGATCTTGAATATGGCGCGGTGATCCTGCCCGATTTCGACCTGACCATGCCGCAGGCGGTGTGGGACGAGCTGGGGCGGGCGGGTGCCACTCCCGAGCCTGGCGCTACGCCCTTCGCGCGCGATGATGCAGTGACGCATCCGCAATATCATCTCAAGCTGCTGCTCAACCGCATGGGCGTGGCGCGGGAAGAAGTGCAGCCATGGCATCGCAAGGGCCTCGCCGCGGCGCCGCCCGAGCGCAGCCATGCGATCGGTTCGCTGTTCCTCCCGCCCGAGGCGAGCAAGGGCTGGGTCGATCTGCCGCCCGAAAAGCGCCGGCTGTCGGGCCTGCGGACGATGACCTGCGCCACGCCCGAGGAGGAGGCGCAGGCGATCGCGCTGCTGGTGCGCGAAGCGCTCGAGGAGCCCGAGCGGCGTGTGGCAGTCGTTACCCCGGATCGCGCGATGGCGCGGCGGGTGGTGCATCATCTCGACCGCTGGAATATTGCCGCCGACGATTCGGCGGGACGCCCGCTTTCGCAGACCCCTGCGGGGCGCTTGTTCCTGCTGCTTGCTGAAGTGATGGCGGAAGATGCTGCGCCCGTTCCGCTGATGGGGCTGTTGGCGCATCCGCTGGTCGATGGCGGGATGGAGCGCGGCACCTGGCTACGGCAGCTGCGCCGGGCCGAGCGCCGCTTGCGCGGGCCGCGGCAGGCGGGCGGGCTTGTTCCGCTTGCGAAGATCGCGGCGCAGCTCTCCGAAACCCATCCTCGCATTGGCGAATGGTATGGGGTGGTCGAACAGGCGCTCACCCCGCTGCTTGCCTTGCTGCGTGAGGCAAGCGCGCCGCTGGCCGAAGTGCTGGACGCGCTGGCCGCGACCGGAGAGGCGCTATGCGGGGAAAAGCTGTGGGGGAGGGAAGACGGCCGCGCGCTCTCCGCCTTTGTCGAGGATTTGCGGCTGCATGCGCGCGAGGCGGATTTTGCTCTCGCCCCCACCGAAGCGGGTATCGCACTGCGCGATGCGATGGAGCAGATCGCGGTGCGCCCACCCTATGGCGGGCATGCGCGGGTGCATATTCTCGGCCTGCTCGAAAGCCGGATGACCCGCGCCGAGCTGGTCATCTGTGCGGGACTCAACGAAGGTGTCTGGCCCATCAGGGGCGGGATCGACGCGCTGCTCGCGCCGCCCGTGCTCCGCGCGCTGGGCATTCCCGGCTCCGATTTCCGCATCGGTCTGTCGGCGCACGATCTGGCAGGCGCGATGGGCGCACCCGAAGTGGTGCTCTCGCGGTCGGAGCGCGACGAGGCGGGGCCTGCGATCCCCTCGCGCTTCCTGCTGCGTGTCCAGGCGCTGCTGGGCGAAATGCTGCCGCGTTACGAGGAGCGCGACGTGGTCGCGCTGGCCCGCGCCATGACGCGCGCACCGGCGGCCGAGCGCTATCCGCGCCCCGCGCCCGATCCCGCGCCGGACCAGCGCGATGTCGATATTTCCGCCACCGCGCTCGATCGGCTGCTGGGCGATCCCTACCAATTCTATGCGGGCAAGATCATGGGTCTGTCCGATCTCGACGCGCTCGATGCCGAGCCCTCGGCGCTCTGGCAGGGCAATGTCGCGCATACGATCCTGCAGCGCTGGCACGAAGCGCGCGAGACCGACCCGGCGGCAACCTTGGCGCCGATCATGGAAGCAGTGCTCGACGAGGAGAATGCTGACTCGATGATGCGGGGGCTGTGGCAACCCCGCCTGGAAGCAGCGCTGCGCTGGATCGAGGACAAGGTGACCGGTTACGAAGGTCGCCGCGTGCTCGCGGTCGAAAAGAAGGGCGCGATGATCTTTGAGGGCGTGCAGGTGCATGGCCGCGCGGACCGGATCGACCGGCTCGAGGACGGTAGCCTTGCGATCATCGACTACAAGACCGGCAAGCCGCCCAGCGCGGCAATGGTCGAGCAGGGTTTTGCGCTCCAGCTCGGCATCCTCGGCCTGATTGCCGAGCGGGGCGGGTTCGGCGGTCTGTCGGGCGATCCGCACGGCTATGAATACTGGTCTTTGGGCAAGGCGCACAATGACGATAACCCGTTCGGCTTCGGCTATGTCGACATCCCGCTGAAGGTCGGGCGCAAGACTTCGGGTGTGCTGCCTGAGGAATTCCTTCCGCTCACCGCCGAGAAACTGACGCTGGCTATCGGCCGCTTTATCAAGGGCCGCGATCCCTTCACCGCGCGCGAGAACCCGAATTACCCCGCCTACGACACCTATGACCAGCTGATGCGGCTCGATGAATGGATCGCGCATCAGGATGGCGGAGAGGACGCATGA
- the trxA gene encoding thioredoxin — protein sequence MATTAVTDASFQSDVLESDKPVLVDFWADWCGPCKMIAPALEELSEELGEQVTIAKMDIMENPDVPGSMGVQSIPYLVLFKNGEAAAHMRGAAPKGQLKQWLESEL from the coding sequence ATGGCCACCACCGCCGTCACCGACGCCAGCTTCCAATCCGACGTGCTCGAAAGCGACAAGCCCGTGCTGGTCGATTTCTGGGCCGACTGGTGCGGTCCGTGCAAGATGATTGCACCCGCGCTCGAAGAACTGAGCGAGGAACTGGGCGAGCAGGTCACCATCGCCAAGATGGACATCATGGAAAACCCCGATGTCCCCGGTTCGATGGGCGTCCAGTCGATCCCTTATCTGGTGCTGTTCAAGAATGGCGAAGCCGCCGCCCATATGCGCGGCGCGGCGCCCAAGGGCCAGCTCAAGCAGTGGCTTGAGAGCGAGCTTTAA
- the addA gene encoding double-strand break repair helicase AddA, protein MSGTVYELQDKQRLAVDPQDSVWLSASAGTGKTQVLSARVLRLLLEPGADPSQVLCLTFTKAGAAEMAVRVNAVLARWVRMDDAQLGKELGFLGAPADPETRARARALFARVLDCPGGGLRIDTIHAFAQYLLAAFPGEAGILPGSRPMEDRERDLLSREVLSSLLGDGDIRITGAIAEMSKRKGPDAVRGWLMRCARHMDLWRGPGSWQPPMQPRVHRLLGIPADADAAWVAQACADDAFPVAALRACLSATRAWPAKTGQQCADFIEGWIAGDPEARRAGLDGFLTTLLKKEGDPRKLAGAEKTDPAFPDNQQQVAEAVALVRERAALIELAAFLAPQLEAGRAFALAWHKAKEREGLVDFDDLIARAATLLSNSAMAEWIRYKLDRSFDHILVDEAQDTNAAQWSIVKALTDDYFDGAGAQGDAVRTIFAVGDYKQAIFGFQGTSPENFREARDYFRDKLGAAAQAARETRGTPEVRGLEEYGLGRSYRTNQQVLGFVDRAIDAIGYDGFGLDQRGDPHSGSAEPGLIGLWQVVQVTEGEDDDGEREGWLARHDRRLADRIAQQVAQWLDPAGEGFTLSKGNPRRATAGDVMILVQKRRELASLIVARLYRHGVPVAGVDRLRLGNPLAVKDLMAALRFAAQPLDDLTLASLLVSPLIGWSQDELLRYGHRPPRVRLWEHLRESDADRVVGTMGILREILRRADYDSPQQLLHWMLIGPMDGRRQLVARLGREANDPIDELLNAANAYASAHTASLQGFIRWFDAGDGDLKREAGEGGDQVRVMTVHGSKGLEAPIVILADSAIRPDGAGELVLHEDLPGGGEARAVPLPVLAKGEQVGPVRLAGELETAKTMQEHWRLLYVALTRAQEALFITGSLGPRDAKNGPHEDSWYARLKPLFAEDEGLADPIWGARWEIGERAPAVAPAAEHTAESSQPMLPVWATRPIGPEPRPPRPLAPSGLGEVEGSDPPLPPANAAEAARRGTLIHALLERMPQLAEDMREEQARGWLARQAPDLTEAERAEMLTRVRAVLEDPAFAHVFGPQALAEVPLAATVEGQVVMGTADRLLVTSETVTVVDFKTARRPPATLGDIPDSTLKQMAAYVAALETIYPGRRVEAAVLYTQTPQLFALPPAKLAAYKSAFAGPQESFTLPPVE, encoded by the coding sequence ATGAGCGGGACCGTCTACGAACTGCAGGACAAGCAGCGGCTCGCGGTCGATCCGCAGGACAGCGTGTGGCTGTCGGCAAGCGCGGGAACGGGCAAGACGCAGGTGCTGTCGGCGCGTGTGCTCCGGCTGCTGCTCGAACCGGGCGCCGATCCGTCGCAGGTGCTGTGCCTGACCTTTACCAAGGCGGGCGCGGCCGAAATGGCGGTGCGGGTAAATGCGGTGCTCGCACGCTGGGTGCGGATGGACGATGCACAGCTGGGCAAGGAGCTCGGCTTTCTCGGCGCCCCGGCCGATCCCGAGACACGCGCCCGAGCCCGCGCGCTGTTTGCGCGGGTGCTCGATTGTCCCGGCGGCGGCTTGCGGATCGATACGATCCACGCCTTTGCGCAATATCTCCTCGCCGCGTTCCCGGGCGAGGCGGGCATTCTGCCCGGATCGCGCCCGATGGAAGACCGCGAGCGGGACCTGCTCAGCCGCGAGGTGCTGTCGAGCCTGCTGGGTGACGGCGACATCCGCATAACCGGCGCGATTGCCGAGATGAGCAAACGCAAGGGCCCCGATGCGGTCCGCGGCTGGCTGATGCGCTGCGCACGGCACATGGACCTATGGCGCGGGCCGGGAAGCTGGCAGCCGCCAATGCAGCCGCGCGTCCACCGCCTGCTCGGCATTCCCGCCGATGCCGATGCAGCATGGGTGGCGCAGGCCTGTGCGGACGACGCCTTTCCGGTTGCGGCTTTGCGCGCCTGCCTGTCCGCGACGCGCGCATGGCCCGCGAAGACCGGGCAGCAATGCGCGGATTTCATCGAAGGCTGGATTGCCGGTGATCCCGAGGCGCGCCGCGCCGGTCTCGACGGATTCCTGACTACGCTGCTCAAGAAGGAAGGCGACCCGCGCAAACTGGCCGGGGCCGAGAAAACCGACCCCGCCTTTCCGGACAACCAGCAGCAGGTGGCCGAGGCCGTGGCGCTGGTGCGCGAACGCGCTGCTCTGATAGAGCTTGCCGCATTCCTTGCCCCGCAGCTCGAGGCGGGACGGGCCTTTGCGCTGGCCTGGCATAAGGCAAAGGAACGCGAGGGGCTGGTCGATTTCGACGACCTTATCGCGCGCGCTGCCACGCTGCTGTCGAACAGCGCGATGGCCGAGTGGATCCGCTACAAGCTCGACCGCAGTTTCGACCATATCCTCGTCGACGAGGCGCAGGATACCAATGCGGCGCAATGGAGCATCGTGAAGGCGCTGACCGACGATTATTTCGACGGCGCCGGGGCGCAGGGCGATGCGGTGCGCACGATCTTTGCAGTCGGCGACTACAAGCAGGCGATCTTCGGTTTCCAGGGCACCAGCCCGGAAAACTTCCGCGAGGCGCGCGATTACTTCCGCGACAAGCTGGGTGCCGCTGCGCAGGCCGCGCGCGAAACGCGCGGCACGCCGGAAGTTCGCGGGCTGGAGGAATACGGGCTGGGGCGCAGCTATCGCACGAACCAGCAGGTGCTGGGCTTTGTCGACCGGGCAATCGACGCGATTGGCTATGACGGTTTCGGTCTCGACCAGCGCGGCGACCCGCATTCCGGCAGCGCGGAGCCGGGACTGATCGGCCTGTGGCAGGTCGTCCAGGTCACGGAAGGCGAGGACGACGACGGCGAGCGTGAAGGCTGGCTTGCCCGGCACGACCGCCGGCTGGCCGATCGCATCGCGCAGCAGGTGGCACAGTGGCTCGATCCTGCGGGCGAGGGTTTCACGCTGTCGAAGGGCAATCCGCGCCGCGCGACCGCCGGCGATGTTATGATCCTGGTGCAGAAGCGGCGCGAGCTGGCGTCGCTGATCGTCGCGCGGCTTTACCGTCACGGTGTTCCCGTCGCCGGGGTCGATCGCCTGCGGCTCGGCAATCCGCTGGCGGTAAAGGATCTGATGGCGGCGCTGCGCTTTGCCGCGCAACCGCTCGACGATCTCACGCTCGCCAGCCTGCTCGTCTCGCCGCTGATCGGCTGGAGCCAGGACGAATTGCTGCGCTACGGCCATCGCCCGCCGCGGGTCCGGCTGTGGGAGCATTTGCGCGAAAGCGATGCCGATCGGGTGGTGGGAACCATGGGCATCCTGCGCGAAATCCTGCGCCGCGCCGATTACGACAGTCCGCAGCAATTGCTCCACTGGATGCTGATCGGCCCGATGGACGGACGGCGGCAATTGGTCGCGCGGCTGGGGCGCGAGGCGAACGATCCGATCGACGAATTGCTCAATGCGGCGAATGCCTATGCCAGCGCGCATACCGCCAGCCTGCAGGGCTTCATCCGCTGGTTCGATGCCGGCGATGGCGACCTGAAACGCGAAGCAGGCGAGGGCGGCGACCAGGTGCGCGTCATGACCGTGCATGGCTCGAAAGGTCTCGAAGCGCCGATCGTGATCCTTGCCGACAGCGCGATCCGCCCCGATGGCGCGGGCGAGCTGGTCCTGCACGAGGACCTCCCCGGTGGGGGCGAGGCACGCGCGGTCCCGCTGCCCGTCCTTGCCAAGGGCGAGCAGGTCGGCCCGGTGCGGCTGGCGGGTGAGCTCGAAACCGCCAAGACAATGCAGGAGCACTGGCGGCTGCTCTATGTCGCGCTGACACGCGCACAGGAAGCGCTGTTCATCACCGGCTCGCTGGGTCCGCGCGATGCGAAGAACGGCCCGCATGAGGATAGCTGGTATGCGCGCCTCAAACCGTTGTTTGCCGAGGATGAGGGGCTGGCGGACCCGATCTGGGGTGCGCGCTGGGAGATCGGCGAACGCGCCCCGGCGGTAGCGCCAGCGGCCGAGCACACCGCCGAGAGTTCGCAGCCGATGCTGCCTGTATGGGCCACGCGCCCGATCGGTCCCGAACCGCGGCCACCGCGCCCGCTAGCCCCATCGGGGTTGGGTGAGGTCGAGGGCAGCGATCCACCGCTGCCGCCCGCCAATGCGGCGGAAGCGGCGCGGCGCGGGACGCTGATCCATGCGCTGCTCGAACGGATGCCGCAGCTGGCCGAGGATATGCGCGAAGAACAGGCCCGCGGCTGGCTCGCGCGGCAGGCCCCCGATCTGACCGAGGCGGAGCGCGCGGAAATGCTCACGCGGGTTCGCGCGGTGCTTGAGGACCCGGCCTTCGCGCATGTGTTCGGGCCGCAGGCGCTTGCCGAAGTGCCGCTCGCCGCGACGGTCGAAGGGCAGGTCGTGATGGGCACGGCGGACCGGTTGCTGGTCACGAGCGAGACGGTCACCGTGGTCGATTTCAAGACCGCGCGGCGCCCGCCGGCCACGCTTGGTGACATTCCCGACAGCACGTTGAAGCAGATGGCAGCCTATGTTGCCGCGCTGGAGACGATCTATCCCGGACGCCGGGTCGAAGCGGCGGTACTCTATACCCAGACGCCGCAGCTGTTCGCCTTGCCGCCCGCAAAGCTGGCTGCCTACAAGAGCGCGTTTGCGGGGCCGCAGGAAAGTTTTACCCTGCCACCCGTTGAGTAA
- the tsaE gene encoding tRNA (adenosine(37)-N6)-threonylcarbamoyltransferase complex ATPase subunit type 1 TsaE codes for MTIALPDLAAMEAFGQRIATKLAPGDVVALSGTLGTGKTTLARAILAALGHTGEVPSPTYTIVETYDDLSPPVVHADFYRLEHPSEAEELGLDDYREGAVLLAEWPDHAGGFAHEPACLAIDLEKVGDGREAVVTPGTSWQGRWL; via the coding sequence GTGACCATTGCACTGCCCGATCTCGCAGCGATGGAGGCGTTCGGCCAGCGCATCGCAACCAAGCTTGCGCCGGGTGATGTCGTTGCGCTGTCGGGCACGCTGGGAACGGGCAAGACCACGCTCGCACGCGCGATCCTCGCTGCGCTGGGGCATACGGGCGAAGTGCCGTCGCCGACCTATACGATTGTCGAGACCTATGACGATCTGAGCCCGCCGGTGGTCCATGCCGATTTCTATCGGTTGGAGCATCCGTCCGAGGCCGAAGAGCTCGGGCTCGACGACTATCGCGAGGGTGCGGTGCTGCTCGCGGAATGGCCCGACCATGCCGGCGGCTTCGCGCATGAACCGGCCTGTCTGGCGATTGATCTCGAAAAGGTGGGTGACGGACGCGAGGCCGTTGTAACCCCGGGCACATCTTGGCAAGGGCGCTGGCTATGA